The following are encoded in a window of Echeneis naucrates chromosome 19, fEcheNa1.1, whole genome shotgun sequence genomic DNA:
- the LOC115060321 gene encoding cardiac-enriched FHL2-interacting protein produces MSCVEKRHVGHRTGSMLHHRFPNGFTDLFMDETDREVSILTDRAFRSLCVGDDAVYNDEFLYGYSPFSCHKPLVGDPHKKTHRKDSKKQGQNKNDKNHAQPWQQQQQKKISHMSSFLKALSATEQSCEGMLIKNGGMADSNGESWDKSALRSIQRELSEFSSGYHTNLTDGHYNNHRRHSSNKTGKDGALPSGKSSKIKNGKSTVKLRKLNIKNFFLHSEFSPFQTWRDFNRFPFSQEETVTSILPTDNIPKWYDLPFYKELTEAHRKETLHTEETQSCQKVEPPPPTAPKPMPPPPPPKLLPKPSATPAEKKSSSDGGEAVAAPWRRNRSRTTSAVPVNQPGIQSQENYSKIVEESLLSVKKEARSVEVKAIEEVSSLASTPFSICQLMTPLIPSRQPTETSEILQGVLSPSALDFPLRPLSETKVTPEPPVKRDSYKSLASSILFNLKDNRKRVKSRYSPPNFKTLELPECDIHSPQSDHFKDSQAGSESNASGLSTPAIFKDALTVCSPNQDSVDTPVAAFTKQDTGTPLSDDYLLSNLLQTKREAAGGEDTLISPFINSKKNKSPLAKRQNYPSLNLYKKASPVDSDMKYLQVPLSNGGPVHVDRPTETNELSPLTLNKDISPKPRPTNTGLSPRTLTSNKDGSPPTSLHAIENERLSSNIFVGERHSNLSDKAKRPGKSTKENVSGVQSASKQKDSGQTMSTMDVIRAAREAINAAKTKALSDAQSESRENPILKIEEINDKETAEVTKSMETFNSKRETESTPVAKTCAVKKEPPPVPKRNFAKADIEFSLDKQQIYNPDESTNVESRDAKLDLENESVSKEGKSKRIFSARQNHYIKHQRYAVTDDEPREECEEGNLKVNMRTEVGEETMSVREIKDNDNIVNDLPALKELERTSFGDRTLENAMNKLGVINIDEEARANTDLISRELRSIKKGMMSMRGNTSAKRELFTKIEKEQSKQGVFTKLDGNVRVNKALINDNYDKAKMALEEIISEREKRRNTVTEQDANPALDENAGDQSYATRAQQCKQAIMEGNEKHNGVTSAIKQRELKERLGDLRDHNQMRQILSQTEPRLGEPHRIGGRTALPGMDKLRNKQTTAKHVDDTLNDDCSQESAAFNFRHEAFKDSGGNLINETESKTFDAPPVPPRSKKGGNITDGSATKEVDETAGGLFNKDGKYENSEVHLNAMRSTGKQEADIQLQRTETTSDREKRDVADNAHFRGDENAINNLNKNAICISDIPCENSKAMVQETCKIKRKAPLRPDNLVKTDENITKNLVTEAETDNINGPTQEINVETEPRNIISPLLLVNGVNVPQSPPDQASLSSKSSYFSAESALHRNTETESNVYHSLENLVVEVEQADEECNVSRNMKKDLDKTEVDYYSLSDHEFELEVGKRPITSPEKEKEVPSNDSEERENTTAGKSGAADENNQTTLSPANTFSPTLGIPALFKVKDNTFSAKLKKTVQPWSPRGSLSGSERGEEELHPRKEVLPPATETISNSGTLIAAEIFKPKEILSKHTPPLLLSPLNVQNQSENLKKPQVGQFLTLPQEDDRFSGVSPSSEGVESLTTSTADTADEMGMKAGVPAEREPSNVPSEHSGSNCSGNEHQMVLPKPPAVLPKSEKAVLKAIKLTNRRIKKEEAQKSPHKSSQSSSKHRTDRHKGEKSEQKGSSSSRSSKSREEKQGGHHQSENHPSNELLIHESRGRTGENHLHERAEKNHNSRRQSRDSEDGKNQTEEAPPSVATERQGRSGERQTRNRSHKRHYSTDRVISTVPVYKAHVGERPLQRSQSIDRCLGERVERRLSADTSEGDKSHPRTQRIEKSIMDELQQRGRARDKASRDNPLRRSHSIDAPHPSTLSRQSSHTSQLSRQSSLEHTIVTQSFPMTQRKLLQDPDSGQYFFVDMPVQVKTKTFFDPETGSYVQLPVKPPEGAIPQASPIDVLTPPLVVYHGFVPVPLSPMAQKATVQASHMEPEEFEKRCLERSRQMQNKEGHPYLEPVYGQHDQMIGEFIGTEELDCPS; encoded by the coding sequence ATGAGCTGTGTGGAAAAGCGACACGTGGGCCATCGGACGGGGAGCATGCTCCACCATCGTTTCCCCAATGGCTTCACCGACTTGTTTATGGATGAGACGGATCGGGAGGTCAGCATTCTCACAGATCGAGCCTTCCGAAGTCTCTGCGTTGGAGATGACGCGGTTTACAATGACGAGTTCTTGTATGGATACTCACCTTTCAGCTGCCACAAACCGTTGGTGGGGGATCCCCACAAAAAGACTCATCGTAAGGACTCTAAAAAgcaaggacaaaacaaaaatgacaaaaaccatGCCcagccatggcaacagcagcaacagaagaaaatatCCCACATGTCGTCGTTCCTCAAGGCTCTAAGTGCCACAGAGCAAAGCTGTGAGGGGATGTTAATCAAAAATGGAGGCATGGCGGACTCTAATGGGGAATCTTGGGATAAATCGGCACTTCGCAGCATCCAAAGAGAGCTATCGGAGTTCTCCTCTGGTTATCACACCAATCTCACAGATGGACATTACAACAATCATCGACGTCACTCGTCAAACAAAACTGGCAAAGACGGCGCCCTTCCCTCAGGGAAATCCTCAAAGATAAAAAATGGGAAGTCCACCGTTAAATTAAGGAAACTTAACATCAAAAACTTTTTTCTCCATAGTGAGTTTAGCCCTTTTCAAACATGGAGAGATTTTAACCGATTCCCTTTCAGCCAAGAGGAGACCGTCACGTCCATTCTCCCCACAGATAATATCCCTAAATGGTATGACCTGCCGTTTTACAAGGAGCTGACAGAGGCGCACAGAAAAGAGACTCTacacacagaggagacacagTCATGCCAGAAAGTGGAGCCCCCTCCTCCAACTGCTCCGAAACCCatgcctccccctcctccaccgAAGCTCCTGCCAAAGCCCTCAGCCACTCCAGCTGAGAAGAAAAGCTCGTCGGATGGAGGGGAGGCTGTTGCTGCCCCCTGGAGGCGCAATAGGTCCCGGACAACAAGTGCTGTTCCAGTCAATCAGCCCGGGATACAGAGTCAGGAAAATTATTCAAAGATTGTGGAAGAAAGTCTTTTGTCAGTTAAAAAGGAAGCCAGGTCTGTGGAAGTGAAAGCTATTGAAGAAGTCAGTTCTTTGGCCTCTACTCCATTCAGTATCTGCCAGCTGATGACTCCCCTCATTCCCTCCAGACAACCAACAGAAACATCAGAAATCCTCCAAGGAGTCCTCTCACCCTCTGCTCTTGACTTTCCACTCAGACCACTCTCTGAGACCAAAGTGACCCCTGAACCTCCAGTGAAGCGGGACAGTTACAAATCGCTTGCTTCCAGCATCCTCTTCAACCTTAAAGATAACAGGAAAAGGGTTAAAAGCCGTTACAGTCCACCGAATTTCAAAACTTTAGAATTGCCAGAGTGTGACATCCATTCTCCGCAGTCAGATCATTTCAAAGATTCACAGGCTGGCTCTGAGAGCAATGCGTCAGGTCTAAGCACTCCTGCCATTTTCAAAGATGCTCTAACAGTTTGCAGTCCTAATCAGGACTCTGTTGATACCCCAGTGGCTGCGTTTACAAAGCAGGATACTGGCACGCCACTATCAGATGATTATTTGTTATCTAATCTGCTGCAGACCAAAAGGGAGGCTGCGGGTGGTGAGGATACTCTCATATCTCCCTTCATTAACTCCAAAAAGAATAAGAGTCCCTTGGCTAAAAGGCAAAACTATCCATCTTTGAATTTGTACAAGAAAGCCAGTCCTGTTGACAGCGATATGAAATATCTTCAAGTCCCTCTGAGCAACGGTGGTCCTGTGCACGTAGACCGACCAACTGAGACAAATGAACTTTCCCCACTAACACTGAACAAAGATATCTCCCCAAAACCTCGGCCAACAAACACAGGGCTTTCACCACGTACTTTAACCAGCAACAAAGATGGTTCACCCCCAACTTCACTGCACGCAATTGAGAATGAGAGGTTGTCGTCAAATATATTCGTCGGGGAGAGACATTCGAATTTATCAGACAAAGCAAAACGGCCAGGGAAATCCACAAAGGAAAACGTATCAGGAGTGCAATCTGCCTCTAAACAAAAAGATAGTGGTCAGACTATGAGCACAATGGATGTGATCCGAGCGGCGAGGGAGGCAATTAATGCAGCAAAAACTAAAGCTCTATCTGACGCTcagtcagagagcagagagaatccaattttaaaaatagaggaaataaatgataaagaaaCAGCTGAGGTGACCAAGTCAATGGAAACGTTTAATAGCAAAAGAGAGACTGAGTCAACGCCGGTTGCTAAAACTTGTGCTGTCAAGAAAGAGCCTCCCCCAGTTCCCAAGAGAAACTTTGCCAAAGCTGACATTGAATTTTCTCTTGACAAACAGCAAATATATAATCCAGATGAATCCACTAATGTCGAGTCCAGGGATGCTAAACTAGATTTAGAAAACGAATCCGTCTCAAAAGAAGGGAAGAGCAAGCGTATATTCTCGGCCCGACAGAACCATTATATAAAACATCAGAGATATGCAGTGACAGATGATGAACCAAGAGAGGAATGTGAGGAAGGTAACCTGAAAGTGAATATGAGAACGGAGGTGGGTGAGGAGACAATGTCAGtcagagaaataaaagataatGACAATATAGTGAATGATTTACCTGCTTTGAAAGAGTTGGAGAGGACCAGCTTTGGTGACCGTACTCTTGAGAATGCGATGAACAAACTGGGGGTTATTAACATAGACGAGGAGGCCAGGGCTAACACTGATTTGATTTCACGGGAGCTTCGGAGTATAAAGAAGGGAATGATGTCTATGAGAGGAAACACATCGGCTAAGAGAGAACTGTTTACAAAGATAGAAAAGGAACAGTCAAAGCAGGGCGTTTTCACAAAACTAGACGGTAATGTCAGAGTAAACAAAGCACTTATAAATGACAACTATGACAAAGCCAAAATGGCACTTGAAGAGATCAtctcagagagggagaaaagaaggaatacAGTGACAGAGCAGGATGCAAATCCGGCATTAGATGAGAACGCCGGCGATCAAAGTTACGCAACGAGGGCACAGCAATGTAAACAGGCTATAATGGAGGGCAACGAAAAGCACAACGGCGTCACTTCTGcaataaaacagagagagctGAAAGAGAGGTTAGGCGATTTGAGAGATCACAATCAGATGAGGCAGATTCTATCCCAAACTGAACCCAGACTTGGTGAGCCTCACAGGATAGGTGGTAGGACAGCTCTACCAGGCATGGACAAGCTTAggaacaagcaaacaacagctAAACATGTGGATGACACGCTAAATGATGATTGCAGCCAAGAGTCAGCAGCGTTCAATTTTAGACATGAGGCATTCAAGGACAGCGGAGGAAATCTGATTAATGAAACTGAAAGCAAAACCTTTGATGCACCACCAGTCCCACCTCGAAGCAAAAAGGGGGGCAATATAACAGATGGAAGCGCCACTAAAGAAGTAGATGAAACAGCTGGAGGTCTTTTTAACAAAGATGGGAAATATGAAAACAGTGAGGTGCACTTAAATGCGATGAGGAGCacaggaaaacaggaagcagacatTCAGCTGCAAAGAACTGAAACCACATCTGACAGAGAGAAGCGGGATGTGGCAGATAATGCACATTTCAGGGGCGatgaaaatgcaataaataacTTGAATAAAAACGCAATCTGCATAAGTGACATCCCATGTGAAAACAGTAAAGCTATGGTCCAGGAAACGTGCAAGATAAAGCGAAAGGCACCTTTAAGACCAGACAATTTAGtcaaaacagatgaaaatataACTAAGAATCTTGTGACAGAAGCTGAAACGGACAACATAAATGGACCTACTCAGGAAATAAATGTAGAGACAGAGCCCAGAAACATAATATCACCCTTACTACTGGTAAATGGCGTTAACGTCCCTCAGAGCCCACCTGATCAAGCCAGCTTGTCCTCTAAATCCTCCTACTTCTCTGCGGAGAGTGCACTTCATAGGAACACTGAGACCGAGTCAAATGTTTACCACTCTTTGGAGAACTTGGTGGTAGAGGTGGAGCAGGCCGATGAAGAATGTAATGTCTCACGGAACATGAAAAAGGATCTGGACAAAACTGAGGTGGACTACTATTCTTTAAGTGATCATGAATTTGAGCTAGAGGTTGGAAAGAGACCGATAACATCTCctgagaaggaaaaggaagtgCCAAGCAATGACAgcgaagaaagagaaaataccACTGCAGGCAAAAGTGGAGCCGCTGATGAAAATAATCAGACAACCTTATCACCTGCTAACACCTTTTCGCCAACTTTGGGCATTCCTGCCTTATTTAAAGTCAAAGACAACACTTTCAGCGCTAAATTGAAGAAGACTGTACAACCGTGGTCACCCAGAGGGAGTCTGAGTGGTTCAGAAAGGGGAGAAGAGGAGCTGCATCCAAGAAAGGAAGTGCTCCCACCGGCTACTGAAACTATCAGCAACAGTGGCACTTTAATTGCAGCAGAAATCTTTAAACCAAAAGAGATTTTATCCAAACATACTCCtcccctgctgctctctccttTAAACGTACAGAATCAATCCGAAAACCTAAAGAAACCCCAAGTTGGACAATTCCTCACTCTCCCACAGGAGGATGACAGATTTTCTGGCGTGAGTCCATCATCTGAAGGCGTGGAGAGCTTAACAACCAGCACAGCTGACACAGCTGACGAGATGGGAATGAAAGCGGGAGTGCCGGCAGAACGGGAACCGTCAAATGTTCCCAGCGAGCACTCGGGATCCAACTGCAGTGGTAATGAACACCAAATGGTGCTTCCCAAACCGCCAGCTGTCTTACCCAAGTCAGAGAAGGCTGTTCTCAAAGCCATAAAGCTGACAAATAGAAGAATAAAGAAGGAGGAGGCCCAGAAGTCTCCTCACAAATCGtctcaaagcagcagcaaacacagaaCTGACAGACACAAAGGTGAAAAATCGGAgcaaaaaggcagcagcagcagtaggaGCAGtaagagcagagaagaaaagcaagGTGGTCACCATCAGAGTGAAAATCATCCCAGCAATGAGCTGCTGATCCATGAAAGTAGAGGCCGCACCGGTGAAAACCACCTTCATGAGAGAGCGGAAAAGAACCACAACAGCCGGAGACAGAGCCGGGATTCTGAGGATGGCAAGAACCAGACAGAAGAAGCACCACCTAGCGTGGCGACGGAAAGGCAAGGCCGCAGCGGTGAGAGGCAAACTCGCAACAGGTCACATAAAAGACATTACAGCACGGACAGAGTGATCAGTACCGTTCCTGTGTACAAAGCTCACGTAGGCGAGAGGCCGCTCCAGCGTTCGCAAAGCATCGATAGGTGTTTAGGAGAGAGAGTGGAACGCAGACTTAGTGCCGACACTTCAGAGGGCGACAAGTCCCATCCCAGGACCCAGCGCATCGAAAAATCCATAATGGACGAGCTCCAGCAGAGAGGCCGAGCCAGAGACAAGGCGAGCAGAGACAACCCGCTGAGAAGGAGCCACAGCATTGATGCACCTCACCCCTCCACCTTATCCCGCCAGTCAAGCCACACCAGTCAGCTTTCCCGCCAGTCCAGCCTTGAGCACACCATTGTCACGCAATCCTTCCCTATGACCCAACGCAagctcctgcaggatccagacTCGGGGCAGTACTTCTTTGTCGACATGCCCGTACAAGTGAAGACAAAGACCTTCTTCGATCCGGAAACTGGAAGCTACGTGCAGCTTCCAGTCAAACCGCCAGAGGGTGCAATTCCTCAGGCGTCCCCCATAGACGTCTTGACCCCACCGCTGGTCGTTTACCACGGTTTTGTCCCAGTGCCTCTGTCGCCGATGGCCCAGAAGGCCACAGTCCAAGCTTCTCACATGGAACCAGAAGAGTTTGAGAAGAGATGCTTGGAAAGGTCAAGACAGATGCAAAATAAGGAGGGGCATCCGTATTTGGAGCCCGTCTACGGTCAACACGACCAAATGATAGGGGAGTTCATTGGCACCGAGGAGCTGGACTGTCCGAGCTGA
- the LOC115060478 gene encoding bone morphogenetic protein 2 has protein sequence MTAGAPSLCLCLCLALQLRCVALLAVPRDVSDAGEEPDAQFHLKDSPRGPAVAPRKKAPQFMLDLFNSVTVTDGTPKSQKEILEGNIVRSFEDKGHAGERFHFFNLSSFGREERMIKAEFRWFRKKQKFYLGKTHRPHFYKVDVYEVLDSRVKPWRGNLITSRLVPLFTQGWEVFNMTQTVSKWIGNSQENNGILVVSTLPSGSWMESLYKQNPEPTDTNSYLVIFSDDGRTGASNQSYLGQAQPAAAAAEGHEQHGRRRRASPGVSPQGQPQSCQRVPLFVDFEEIGWSGWIISPRGYNAYHCKGSCPFPLGGSLRATNHATVRSIMHALKLSSNEVGGPCCVPDRLQSISLLYFDDEENVVLKQYDDMVALSCGCH, from the exons atgacagcaggagCTCCGagtctctgcctctgcctctgcctcgcCCTCCAGCTGAGATGCGTCGCCCTGCTCGCCGTCCCGCGGGACGTTTCGGACGCGGGCGAGGAGCCGGACGCGCAGTTCCACTTGAAGGATTCACCCCGAGGGCCCGCGGTGGCCCCTCGCAAGAAGGCTCCTCAGTTcatgttggatctctttaacTCTGTGACGGTCACGGACGGGACCCCAAAAAGCCAGAAGGAGATCCTTGAGGGCAACATTGTGCGGAGCTTTGAGGATAAAG GCCATGCTGGAGAGAGGTTTCACTTCTTCAACCTGTCGTCTTTcggcagagaggagagaatgaTCAAGGCGGAGTTCCGTTGGTTCAGAAAGAAGCAAAAGTTTTACTTGGGAAAGACGCACCGGCCTCATTTCTACAAG GTGGACGTGTACGAGGTGCTGGACAGCAGAGTGAAGCCTTGGCGAGGAAACCTCATCACATCCAGACTGGTGCCTCTCTTCACCCAGGGGTGGGAGGTCTTCAACATGACCCAGACG GTGTCCAAGTGGATCGGTAACAGCCAGGAGAACAACGGCATCCTGGTGGTGAGCACTCTTCCCTCTGGTAGCTGGATGGAGTCCTTATACAAGCAGAACCCGGAGCCGACAGACACAAACTCCTACCTGGTGATATTCTCGGATGATGGGAGGACAGGAGCATCGAACCAGTCATACCTCG GGCAAGctcagcctgcagcagcagcagctgagggcCACGAACAGCACGGCAGGAGGCGACGCGCATCTCCAGGTGTCTCACCCCAAGGCCAGCCCCAGTCCTGCCAGCGGGTTCCCCTCTTCGTCGACTTCGAGGAGATCGGCTGGTCGGGGTGGATCATCTCTCCCCGGGGATACAACGCCTACCACTGCAAAGGCTCCTGTCCTTTCCCGCTGGGGGGCAGCCTCAGGGCGACCAACCACGCCACGGTGCGCTCCATCATGCACGCACTCAAGCTCTCCAGCAATGAAGTGGGAGGGCCCTGCTGTGTGCCCGACAGACTCCAGTCCATCAGCTTGTTATACTTTGATGATGAAGAGAACGTGGTTTTGAAGCAGTACGACGACATGGTGGCATTAAGCTGCGGCTGCCACTGA